Proteins from a genomic interval of Trueperaceae bacterium:
- the nikC gene encoding nickel transporter permease codes for MADAPAVVADAAASPSRSPAARRFLRHRGAVVGLALVLLLVLAAALAPVIAPYAPDAQDLRERLEPPSREHWFGTDEFGRDVFSRVLHGARVSLLTGLVPVATGLLVGTGVGLLAGFYRGWVDDVLMRAMDVLLAFPPLLLALAVVGTLGPGLVNAVIAVAVVSLPEYARLARSVVIAAREEEYVHAARALGANDRRLMLRHVLPATVGPLTVQATLGIGFAVLSMAGLSFLGLGVQPPTADWGEMLSRGRRFLPGAQWLLLYPGAAVSLTVLAFNLLGDGLRDAFDPRG; via the coding sequence ATGGCTGACGCCCCGGCCGTCGTCGCCGATGCCGCGGCCTCGCCGTCGCGCTCGCCCGCGGCGCGGCGCTTCCTGCGCCACCGCGGCGCCGTCGTCGGCCTCGCGCTCGTGCTCCTCCTGGTCCTCGCCGCAGCGCTCGCGCCGGTGATCGCGCCCTACGCGCCGGACGCCCAGGACCTGAGGGAGCGGCTCGAGCCGCCCTCCCGGGAGCACTGGTTCGGCACCGACGAGTTCGGGCGCGACGTCTTCAGCCGCGTGCTCCACGGCGCGCGGGTCAGCCTCCTCACCGGGCTCGTGCCCGTCGCGACGGGCCTCCTGGTCGGCACCGGCGTAGGCCTCCTCGCCGGGTTCTACCGCGGCTGGGTCGACGACGTCCTCATGCGCGCCATGGACGTCCTGCTGGCCTTCCCCCCGCTGCTGCTGGCGCTGGCGGTCGTCGGGACGCTCGGGCCGGGGCTGGTGAACGCCGTCATCGCCGTCGCCGTCGTCTCCCTGCCCGAGTACGCCCGCCTGGCGCGCAGCGTCGTGATCGCCGCGCGGGAGGAGGAGTACGTGCACGCCGCCAGGGCGCTGGGCGCCAACGACCGGCGGCTGATGCTCAGGCACGTGCTGCCCGCCACCGTCGGACCGCTGACGGTCCAGGCGACCCTCGGCATCGGCTTCGCGGTCCTCAGCATGGCCGGCCTGTCGTTCCTCGGCCTCGGCGTGCAGCCCCCCACCGCCGACTGGGGCGAGATGCTCTCGCGCGGGCGGCGCTTCCTCCCCGGCGCCCAGTGGCTGCTCCTCTACCCCGGGGCGGCCGTGTCGCTGACCGTGCTCGCCTTCAACCTGCTCGGGGACGGCCTGCGCGACGCGTTCGACCCGCGGGGCTGA
- a CDS encoding dipeptidase produces MIPVIDGHNDTLLLHYHEPTRDFFTKQESGHIDLERARQGGLAGAFFAVFPPGRELPGVSRTFTRRDGSTAVAAPPAIDRVEATTATNAMVSQLLRWDADPERRVRLVRSVREIEQAMADGALAAILHFEGAEAIDVDLAALDVYHAAGLRSLGIVWSRANAFGYGVPFAFPSSPDLAPGLTGHGVRLVKRCNELKIMIDLSHISERGFWDVADLSDAPLVATHSNAHALSPSPRNLTDAQLRAIAETKGLVGVNFNVGFLAEDGSSDPALPLEVMVRHVDYLVDKLGIDGVALGSDFDGATMPAAIGDVAGLPALLEALAGAGYDRESLEKIAHKNWLRVLRLTWGE; encoded by the coding sequence ATGATCCCCGTCATCGACGGTCACAACGACACCCTCCTCCTGCACTACCACGAGCCGACGCGCGACTTCTTCACCAAACAGGAGAGCGGCCACATCGACCTCGAGCGGGCCCGCCAGGGCGGGCTGGCCGGTGCGTTCTTCGCGGTGTTCCCGCCGGGACGGGAGCTGCCCGGCGTGAGCAGGACCTTCACGCGGCGCGACGGCTCCACCGCCGTGGCCGCCCCGCCCGCGATCGACCGCGTGGAGGCCACGACGGCGACGAACGCGATGGTCTCGCAGCTCCTGCGGTGGGACGCCGACCCTGAGCGGCGCGTGAGGCTGGTGCGCAGCGTGCGGGAGATCGAGCAGGCGATGGCCGACGGGGCGCTCGCGGCGATACTCCACTTCGAGGGCGCGGAGGCCATCGACGTCGACCTGGCGGCGCTCGACGTCTACCACGCCGCGGGCCTGCGGAGCCTCGGCATCGTCTGGAGCCGCGCGAACGCGTTCGGCTACGGCGTGCCGTTCGCGTTCCCCTCGTCGCCCGACCTCGCGCCGGGGCTCACCGGTCACGGCGTGCGCCTGGTCAAGCGCTGCAACGAGCTGAAGATCATGATCGACCTCTCGCACATCAGCGAGAGGGGCTTCTGGGACGTCGCCGACCTGTCCGACGCCCCGCTCGTCGCCACGCACTCGAACGCCCACGCCCTCTCGCCATCGCCCCGCAACCTCACCGACGCGCAGCTGCGCGCCATCGCCGAGACGAAGGGGCTGGTGGGCGTCAACTTCAACGTCGGCTTCCTCGCCGAGGACGGCTCGTCGGACCCCGCGCTGCCGCTCGAGGTGATGGTCAGGCACGTCGACTACCTCGTGGACAAGCTCGGCATCGACGGCGTCGCCCTCGGCTCCGACTTCGACGGCGCCACGATGCCCGCGGCGATCGGGGACGTCGCCGGCCTGCCGGCGCTGCTCGAGGCCCTCGCGGGCGCGGGCTACGACAGAGAGTCCCTGGAGAAGATCGCCCACAAGAACTGGCTGCGGGTCCTGAGGCTCACCTGGGGCGAGTGA